The following are encoded in a window of Vigna unguiculata cultivar IT97K-499-35 chromosome 8, ASM411807v1, whole genome shotgun sequence genomic DNA:
- the LOC114193154 gene encoding probable alpha-amylase 2: protein MGYLKEHINQQTDPAAVLRDGKEILLQGFNWESHKYNWWNNLETKVPDIAKSGFTSVWLPPPYHSFSPEGYTPQNLYSLNTKYGSERQLKALLQKMKQYRVRAMADIVINHRTGTTQGHGGSYNRFDGIPLAWDERAVTSCTGGLGNRSTGAVFQGFPNIDHTQDFVRKDIINWLRWLRYDVGFQDFRFDFAKGFSAKYVREYIEGANPLFAVGEYWDTCNYKGSSLDYNQDSHRQRIVNWIDGTGQLSTAFDFTTKGILQEAVRGEFWRLRDTQGKPPGVMGWWPSRSVTFIDNHDTGSTQGHWPFPKDHIMEGYAYILTHPGVPTVFYDHFYDWGNSIRDQIVKLIDIRKRHGVQSRSPIRILEAKHDLYSAIIGEKLCMKIGSGSWCPSGREWTLSTSGHNYAVWHKY, encoded by the exons ATGGGCTACTTGAAG GAACACATCAATCAACAAACTGATCCAG CTGCAGTTTTACGTGATGGAAAAGAAATTCTTCTTCAG GGATTCAACTGGGAGTCTCACAAATACAACTGGTGgaataatttagaaactaaagtTCCTGACATTGCTAAGTCTGGATTTACTTCGGTGTGGTTGCCACCACCATATCATTCATTTTCACCTGAAG GTTACACTCCGCAGAACCTTTACTCCCTCAATACTAAATATGGTTCTGAGCGTCAGTTAAAAGCTTTGCTTCAGAAGATGAAACAATATAGAGTCAGAGCAATGGCTGACATAGTTATCAATCATCGTACTGGAACCACTCAAGGACATGGAGGATCGTATAATCGATTTGATGGAATTCCTTTAGCATGGGATGAACGTGCAGTGACATCATGTACTGGAGGACTG GGAAATCGAAGCACTGGAGCTGTTTTTCAAGGATTTCCTAACATTGACCATACTCAGGACTTTGTGAGAAAAGATATCATTAACTGGCTTCGCTGGTTGCGCTATGATGTGGGTTTTCAAGATTTTCGATTTGATTTTGCAAAGGG GTTTTCAGCCAAATACGTAAGAGAATACATTGAGGGAGCAAATCCTTTGTTTGCTGTTGGAGAGTACTGGGATACTTGTAACTACAAGGGTTCTTCTTTGGACTATAATCAAG ATAGTCATAGACAACGAATAGTGAATTGGATAGATGGCACCGGACAACTTTCAACTGCATTTGATTTTACAACCAAAGGAATTCTTCAG GAAGCTGTGAGAGGAGAGTTTTGGCGGCTACGTGATACTCAAGGAAAGCCACCAGGTGTGATGGGGTGGTGGCCATCAAGATCTGTCACATTTATTGATAATCATGACACAGGCTCAACTCAG GGTCATTGGCCATTCCCGAAAGACCATATTATGgag GGATACGCATATATATTGACTCATCCTGGAGTACCAACAGTCTTCTACGATCACTTCTATGACTGGGGCAACTCAATTCGAGATCAGATAGTGAAATTG ATTGATATTCGCAAGCGTCATGGTGTTCAAAGTAGATCGCCTATAAGGATTTTGGAGGCTAAACACGACCTCTACTCTGCAATCATCGGCGAAAAACTGTGCATGAAGATTGGAAGTGGTTCATGGTGTCCCTCTGGAAGGGAATGGACACTGTCAACTTCTGGCCACAATTATGCAGTGTGGCATAAGTACTGA
- the LOC114193192 gene encoding glutathione S-transferase-like, whose product MAAPTVKVYGPPMSTAVSRVLACLLEKDVPFQLIPVNMSKGEHRTPHFLKLHPFGQVPAFQDADDISLFESRAICRYVCEKYGDRGNKDLYGSNPLAKASIDQWVEAEGQNFNPPSSTLVFQLAFAPRMKIKQDEGVIKQSKEKLAKVLDVYEKRLGENRFLAGDEFSLADLSHLPNTQYLLAAPDAAPLFSSPNVARWWDEISSRDSWKKVVDLQRGA is encoded by the exons ATGGCAGCGCCGACAGTGAAAGTGTACGGTCCACCCATGTCCACTGCCGTGTCCAGAGTCTTGGCCTGTCTGTTGGAGAAAGACGTTCCGTTCCAACTCATTCCCGTTAACATGTCCAAAGGGGAACACAGGACCCCTCACTTTCTCAAGCTTCACCCTTTCGGACAAGTACCTGCATTTCAAGACGCCGACGACATTTCCCTCTTCG AGTCCAGAGCGATATGCCGCTACGTATGCGAGAAATACGGCGACAGAGGGAACAAGGATCTCTACGGAAGCAACCCTCTGGCGAAGGCCTCCATAGATCAATGGGTGGAGGCAGAAGGTCAGAACTTCAACCCACCTTCTTCCACTCTGGTCTTCCAGCTGGCATTCGCGCCCAGAATGAAGATCAAGCAGGACGAGGGTGTGATCAAGCAGAGCAAAGAAAAGCTGGCGAAGGTGCTGGATGTGTACGAGAAGAGGCTCGGAGAGAACCGGTTCTTGGCGGGGGATGAGTTCTCCCTCGCCGATCTTTCACATCTCCCGAACACCCAGTACCTGCTCGCCGCCCCCGACGCTGCTCCTCTCTTCAGTTCTCCCAACGTCGCCAGGTGGTGGGACGAGATCTCCTCCCGCGACTCCTGGAAGAAAGTCGTGGACTTGCAGCGAGGTGCCTGA
- the LOC114193551 gene encoding thioredoxin-like protein CDSP32, chloroplastic, whose product MATLTNNLIFKSPVSLSSHPKLLPLLSDASTLPFLPKIPSSRISTTPNHNRAPLIPRATAAPGAKKTEKKERVQRVHSIEEFDSALESAKERLVVVEYAASDSEESSQIYPFMVELSRSCSDVEFILVMGDESAKTKELLKREKVENVPHFSFYKSREKIHEEEGIGPDMLVGDVLYYGDSHSAVVQLHSVEDVQKLIEDHKVDHKLIVLDVGLKHCGPCVKVYPTVVKLSRQMESVVFARMNGDENESCMQFLRDMEVIQVPTFLFIRDGNIEGRYVGSGKGELIGEILRYQGVRVTY is encoded by the coding sequence ATGGCTACACTCACCAACAATTTAATATTCAAATCCCCTGTCTCTCTTTCCTCACACCCAAAGCTTCTTCCCCTTCTTTCCGATGCCTCTACTCTACCTTTTCTACCTAAAATCCCCTCCTCCAGGATATCAACCACCCCCAACCATAATCGAGCACCGTTAATCCCCAGAGCCACGGCGGCTCCCGGCGCCAAGAAGacagaaaagaaagagagagttCAGCGGGTCCACAGCATCGAGGAGTTTGATTCAGCGCTCGAGTCCGCGAAAGAGAGGCTGGTGGTGGTGGAGTACGCGGCGAGCGACAGCGAGGAGAGCAGCCAGATATACCCCTTCATGGTGGAGCTGAGCCGCAGCTGCAGCGACGTGGAGTTCATCCTGGTAATGGGGGACGAATCGGCGAAAACAAAGGAACTGTTGAAGAGAGAGAAGGTGGAGAATGTGCCTCACTTCAGCTTCTACAAGAGCAGGGAGAAGATCCACGAAGAGGAAGGTATCGGTCCGGACATGCTGGTGGGTGACGTGCTCTACTACGGCGACAGCCACTCCGCGGTGGTGCAGCTGCACAGCGTGGAGGACGTTCAGAAGCTTATAGAGGATCACAAGGTGGACCACAAGCTCATCGTGCTCGACGTGGGACTAAAACATTGTGGACCCTGCGTCAAGGTTTATCCCACGGTGGTTAAGCTGTCGAGGCAGATGGAGTCGGTGGTGTTCGCGCGCATGAACGGCGACGAGAACGAAAGCTGCATGCAGTTCTTGAGGGACATGGAAGTGATTCAGGTCCCCACTTTTCTGTTCATCAGAGACGGCAACATCGAGGGCCGGTACGTGGGTTCCGGCAAAGGGGAGCTCATCGGCGAAATTCTCAGGTACCAGGGTGTTCGTGTCActtattaa
- the LOC114195497 gene encoding general transcription and DNA repair factor IIH subunit TFB2-like yields the protein MPEVRIIAKNFMDMVASMPAMKLDKLYENGFICEAILRSLPPLAKKYIIQMLQIDVPVAAKLLEEWVLPDGVSKHRVAIDRLVQLRVFLEAVDRKNEKTYKVNPTYQRSLQKLLVQGGTLPRESMPSNITVRLPTLENLEAYALEQWECFLLQLISPTQVDKPLNISSSLMKVFQRRLLSHRDKELPKLTESGFQFLLMDTNAQLWYIIREYISNSEERGVDAAELISFMLELSFHVIGEAYSINTLTDFQRSIINDLADLGLVKLQQGRKGSWFIPTKLATNLSMSLSDSSARKQGFVVVETNFRVYAYSTSKLHCEILRLFSRVEYQLPNLIVGAITKESLYNAFENGITADQIVTFLQQNAHPRVADRIPSVPENVTDQIRLWEADLNRVEMTDAYYYDEFPSRDVFEGACDCAREWNGLLWEDSKKMHMVVKTEVHPYVRDYLRRQK from the exons ATGCCAGAGGTTAGGATTATTGCCAAAAATTTCATGGACATGGTGGCTTCCATGCCCGCCATGAAGCTGGATAAACTTTATGAAAATGGATTCATCTGTGAGGCTATTCTCag GTCTCTTCCGCCTCTTGCAAAGAAATACATCATACAGATGCTACAAATTGATGTGCCAGTGGCAGCTAAATTGTTGGAAGAGTGGGTGCTTCCGGATGGAGTTTCAAAGCACAGAGTAGCCATTGATAGACTGGTTCAGTTGAGAGTTTTCCTTGAAGCTGTTGACAG GAAGAATGAAAAGACATACAAAGTTAATCCAACATATCAGAGGAGTCTCCAAAAGCTTTTAGTACAAGG TGGAACTTTGCCAAGGGAATCAATGCCTTCCAATATTACTGTGAGGCTTCCAACCTTAGAAAATCTCGAGGCTTATGCTCTAGAGCAATGGGAG TGTTTCTTATTGCAACTTATAAGCCCAACTCAGGTTGATAAGCCTTTAAATATTAGCTCTTCTTTGATGAAAGTTTTCCAGCGACGTCTCCTTAGTCACAG AGACAAAGAACTTCCAAAACTAACTGAAAGTGGTTTCCAGTTTTTG CTGATGGATACAAATGCTCAGCTTTGGTATATCATCAGAGAATATATCTCTAATTCTGAG GAGAGAGGTGTTGATGCAGCTGAGTTGATCTCATTCATGCTGGAACTTAGCTTTCATGTCATCGGGGAG GCATATAGTATAAACACATTGACTGATTTTCAGAGGAGCATAATTAATGACCTGGCAGACCTTGGACTGGTCAAACTTCAGCAG GGAAGGAAAGGAAGTTGGTTTATACCTACCAAATTGGCAACCAATCTTTCAATGAGCTTGTCTGATTCATCGGCTAGAAAACAg GGATTTGTGGTTGTGGAAACAAATTTTAGAGTTTATGCTTACTCCACTTCTAAGTTACATTGTGAGATATTGCGGCTATTCTCAAG GGTAGAGTATCAACTTCCAAATCTTATTGTTGGAGCTATTACAAAAGAAAGCTTGTATAATGCTTTTGAAAATGGAATTACAGCAGATCAG ATAGTCACTTTCCTTCAGCAAAATGCTCATCCTCGTGTTGCAGATAGAATACCATCTGTGCCTGAAAATGTCACAGATCAG ATTAGGCTGTGGGAAGCAGATCTAAACAGAGTTGAGATGACAGATGCATATTACTACGATGAGTTCCCTTCCAGA GATGTATTTGAAGGTGCATGTGACTGTGCTAGAGAATGGAATGGTTTGTTGTGGGAAGATTCAAAGAAAATGCATATGGTGGTTAAGACCGAGGTACATCCCTACGTACGAGATTATTTACGCCGCCAAAAGTAG
- the LOC114194667 gene encoding prolyl endopeptidase, giving the protein MLSFSRHILNPCTQHSNLASLNWRTTTLTFLKSRSFPILLSSSIANTKTMGSLSALHQPIQYPAARRDDSVVDHFHGVKIADPYRWLENPEAEEVKEFVQKQVALTDSVLQRCECREKLSEKITELFDNPRYNAPFRRGNKYFYFHNTGLQAQSVLYLQHSLEAEAEVLLDPNALSEDGTVSLNTFSVSKDAEFLAYGLSSSGSDWVTIKVMRIQDRSVQPDTLSWVKFSSISWTHDSKGFFYSRYPAPKVGEVADAGTETNSNLHHELCYHFLGTDQSEDILCWRDPENPKYMFGGSVTEDGKYVLLYIDEGCDPVNKLYYYDLSELPNGLESFRNENSLLPFVKLVDKFDGQYHAIVNDDTLFTFLTNKDAPKYKVVRVDLKEPNAWTDVIEESEKDVLESARAVNGNQLIVSYLSDVKYVLQVRDLETGSLQHQLPIDIGTVSEISGRREDSEVFIGFTSFLTPGIIYQCDLRTQVPDMKIFREIVVPGFDRSEFHVNQVFVPSKDGTKVPMFIVGRKDIVLDGSHPCLLYGYGGFNVSLTPYFSISRTVLARHLGVVFCIANIRGGGEYGEDWHKAGSLANKQNCFDDFIAAAEYLVSSGYTQPKKLCIEGGSNGGLLVGACINQRPDLFGCALAHVGVMDMLRFHKFTIGHAWTTDYGCSDKEEEFHWLIKYSPLHNVQRPWEKHPNQSIQYPSTMLLTADHDDRVVPLHSLKLLATLQYVLVTSVDKSPQTNPIIGRIECKAGHGAGRPTKKMIDEAADRYSFMAKMLDAHWIE; this is encoded by the exons ATGTTGTCATTTAGTCGCCACATTCTAAATCCTTGTACACAACATTCAAATCTCGCCTCCTTAAATTGGAGGACAACAACCTTAACCTTCCTCAAATCTCGTTCGTTTCCTATTCTTCTATCTTCTTCAATTGCCAACACCAAAACAATGGGTTCTCTTTCCGCTCTGCACCAACCAATCCAATATCCCGCTGCTCGCAGAGACGACTCCGTCGTTGACCACTTCCACGGGGTCAAGATTGCCGATCCTTACCGATG GCTGGAGAATCCGGAGGCGGAGGAAGTGAAAGAGTTCGTGCAGAAACAGGTGGCGTTGACGGATTCGGTGCTGCAGAGGTGCGAGTGCAGGGAGAAGCTGTCGGAGAAGATAACGGAGCTCTTTGATAATCCTCGTTACAACGCTCCATTCCGGCGTGGGAATAAGTACTTTTACTTCCACAACACGGGTCTTCAGGCGCAGAGCGTGCTTTACTTGCAGCACAGTTTAGAGGCTGAGGCTGAGGTTTTGCTCGATCCCAATGCGCTCAGTGAAGATGGAACTGTCTCCCTCAACACATTCTCCGTCAGCAAAGATGCTGAGTTCTTGGCCTATGGACTTAGTTCCAGTGGTAGCGACTGGGTCACGATAAAAGTCATGCGTATTCAGGACAGGAGTGTTCAGCCTGATACTTTATCCTGG GTCAAGTTTTCCTCCATTAGTTGGACGCACGATAGCAAAGGTTTCTTTTACAGCCGCTATCCAGCTCCAAA GGTTGGAGAAGTAGCAGATGCTGGGACTGAAACTAATTCGAACCTTCATCATGAACTCTGTTATCATTTTTTGGGTACTGATCAATCCGAAGACATTCTGTGTTGGAGAGATCCTGAGAATCCTAAATATATGTTTGGAGGAAGTGTTACCGAAGACGGGAAG TATGTTCTTCTCTATATTGATGAAGGGTGTGATCCAGTTAACAAGCTTTACTATTATGACCTGTCTGAACTTCCAAACGGGCTGGAAAGTTTTCGGAATGAAAATTCCCTCCTTCCATTTGTCAAGCTTGTTGATAAATTCGATGGACAATATCATGCCATTGTAAATGACGACactttatttacatttttaactAATAAAGATGCTCCAAAATACAAAGTAGTTCGAGTAGATTTGAAAGAACCAAATGCTTGGACTGATGTTATCGAAGAGTCTGAAAAAGATGTGCTTGAGTCAGCACGTGCTGTAAATGGTAACCAACTTATTGTGAGCTACTTGAGTGATGTGAAATATGTTCTGCAAGTCAGAGACTTGGAAACAGGTTCCTTGCAACATCAATTACCAATTGACATTGGCACAGTCAGTGAAATTTCTGGGCGGCGTGAGGATTCCGAGGTTTTCATTGGTTTTACAAGTTTTTTGACTCCTGGAATCATATATCAGTGCGACCTGAGAACACAAGTTCCTGATATGAAGATATTTCGTGAGATTGTTGTCCCTGGGTTTGACCGCTCCGAGTTTCATGTCAATCag GTTTTTGTGCCTAGTAAAGACGGTACCAAGGTTCCGATGTTTATTGTTGGCAGAAAGGATATTGTTTTGGATGGTTCACACCCTTGTCTGCTATATGGATACGGTGGCTTTAACGTCAGTCTTACACCATATTTCAGCATCAGTCGTACTGTACTGGCGAGACATTTAGGCGTTGTTTTCTGCATAGCAAATATTCGTGGTGGTGGAGAATATGGAGAGGATTGGCACAAAGCTGGCTCCCTTGCCAACAAGCAAAACTGCTTTGATGACTTCATTGCAGCAGCCGAATACCTTGTATCTTCTGGTTACACCCAACCCAAAAAGTTATGTATCGAGGGTGGAAGCAATGGTGGACTTCTTGTTGGTGCTTGCATAAATCAA AGACCTGATCTCTTTGGTTGTGCGCTGGCTCATGTTGGTGTTATGGACATGCTACGGTTTCACAAATTTACAATAG GTCATGCTTGGACCACAGATTATGGTTGTTCAGACAAGGAGGAAGAATTTCATTGGCTAATCAA GTACTCACCATTGCATAACGTCCAGAGACCTTGGGAAAAGCATCCTAATCAGTCAATTCAGTACCCATCAACAATGCTGTTGACTGCTGATCATGATGATCGTGTTGTGCCATTGCATTCATTAAAGCTATTGGCA ACCTTGCAGTATGTCCTCGTTACTAGTGTTGATAAAAGTCCCCAGACAAACCCTATAATTGGTCGCATTGAGTGCAAGGCTGGGCATGGTGCAGGGCGTCCTACAAAGAAAATG ATAGATGAAGCTGCTGACCGGTACAGTTTCATGGCCAAAATGTTAGATGCACATTGGATTGAGTAG
- the LOC114193292 gene encoding 24-methylenesterol C-methyltransferase 2-like, whose product MDSLSLLWTVPLLAAGLYWFICILGPAEQKGKHATAISGGSISAEKVQDKYKQYWSFFLRPKEIETAEKVPDFVDTFYNLVTDIYEWGWGQSFHFSPSVPGKSHAEATRLHEEMAADLIQARSGHRILDVGCGVGGPMRAIAAHSGANVVGITINEYQVQRARFHNKKARLESLCEVVCGNFLHMPFPDDSFDGAYSIEATCHAPKLDEVYAQVFRVLKPGALYVSYEWVTTDKFRASEAQHVETIEGIERGDALPGLRSYADIAESARRVGFEVVEERDLALPPSHPWWTRLKMGRVAYWRNHLLISVLSAVGIAPKGTLDVHQMLFQTADHLTRGGDTGIFSPMHMILCRKPISS is encoded by the coding sequence ATGGACTCACTGTCCCTCCTCTGGACCGTCCCGCTCCTCGCCGCCGGTCTCTACTGGTTCATCTGCATCCTGGGTCCCGCCGAGCAGAAGGGGAAACATGCCACCGCCATATCCGGCGGCTCCATCTCGGCGGAGAAAGTCCAAGACAAATACAAGCAGTACTGGTCCTTCTTCCTGCGGCCCAAGGAGATCGAAACCGCCGAGAAAGTGCCGGACTTCGTCGACACATTCTACAATCTCGTAACCGACATCTACGAATGGGGCTGGGGCCAATCCTTCCACTTCTCCCCCTCCGTTCCTGGCAAGTCCCACGCGGAGGCCACGCGCCTCCACGAAGAGATGGCCGCGGATCTCATCCAGGCCCGCTCCGGCCACCGGATCCTCGACGTGGGCTGCGGCGTAGGAGGGCCCATGCGGGCCATCGCGGCCCACTCAGGCGCCAACGTGGTGGGCATCACCATCAACGAGTACCAGGTCCAGCGGGCGAGGTTCCACAACAAGAAAGCGCGGCTGGAGTCCCTCTGCGAGGTGGTGTGCGGCAACTTCCTCCACATGCCCTTCCCGGACGACAGCTTCGACGGCGCCTACTCCATCGAAGCGACCTGCCACGCGCCGAAGCTGGACGAGGTGTACGCGCAGGTGTTTCGCGTTCTGAAGCCGGGGGCGCTGTACGTGTCGTACGAGTGGGTGACCACTGACAAATTCAGAGCGTCGGAGGCGCAACACGTGGAGACCATTGAGGGGATCGAGAGAGGGGACGCTCTCCCTGGTCTGAGGAGCTACGCTGACATCGCGGAGAGCGCGCGTAGGGTGGGGTTTGAGGTGGTGGAGGAACGCGATCTCGCTCTTCCACCCTCTCACCCGTGGTGGACCCGCTTGAAGATGGGTCGGGTCGCCTACTGGCGGAACCACCTTCTCATTTCTGTTCTCTCCGCCGTAGGAATTGCCCCCAAAGGTACCCTCGACGTTCATCAAATGCTCTTCCAGACCGCTGACCACCTCACCCGTGGCGGTGATACCGGAATATTCTCTCCCATGCACATGATTCTCTGCCGAAAACCCATCTCCTCCTGA